The nucleotide sequence CCCGCGGGCCGCGCGCCCGAGCACGTCGTCGAGGAACCCGTCGGGCACGGTGATGTCGGGGTTCAGCAGCAGCACCCACGGCCCGGCGCTCTGCCGGCACCCGCGGTTCACGGCCGCCGCGAAGCCCAGGTTGGCATCGTACCGGCGCACCGACACGCCCCGGAGCCGCGCGACGCGGTCCGCGAGCGGGTGCGCGGGCGAACCGTTATCGATGATCTGGATGTGGGCGGCGCCCGTGCGAACGACGGCCGCGCGCCGGAGCTGGCGCACGAGGCGGGCCGTGTTCTTCCACTGGCAGAAATTGACGACGACTACCGCGAGCTCGGTCACCGGCGGCGCGGGGGCGCGGCGCGGGGTGACGAGCGCGAGTTCGTGACCGGGTGCGGCCACGGGCGCGTGCGGCGAAGTGCCGTCTGGCGAGTGTGCCAGGGCCATGCGGGTTCCTTCCCTGTGCCGGCCGCGGGTCCGCCCGCGGTCGCACGATGATACGCACAGTACGAAACCCGATGCAAGCGCAACCTGCGCGGGGGCGCGGTTACGGCACCAAATCCGCAACGCGGACGGGCGCGTGCGGTGCGGCGAGGGGCGCAACCGCATCGTTCGGGCCGAACACCTGGCGCGAGGCGTACCCGTGGCCATGAGACTGTGTCGAATCCGGCTGCGGATCGCGAAAAACCAGTAATTGCCGGCCGCTCACGTCCACGACCCAGTAATCGGCGATCGCGCCCGCAGCGTACAGGCTCATCTTCTCCGTGGTATCGTACCGGAGCGAAGAATCCGAGACCTCCACAACGAGCGCGGCACTCGTCGGGTGCGTACTGGCACCGCGGGGCGAACCGGCAATCACCGCCAAGTCCGGTTCGGGGTCGGTCGTCTGTCCGAGAACGAGCGGCATCTGGTTACAGACGCGCCAGCCGGCGCCGAACGCGCCCCGCAGGGCGTTCTCGCTCAGTTCGAGCGCGATCCGGTGCGGTGGGTTCATCGGCCCCTCCTCCACGATCACCCCGTTAATGAGCATCGCCCGCCGGCCTTCAAACATGCCGAGGTCACCGAGATGGTGGAACTGATCGACCGTCCAGAGCAAATTGCGCGGAGGGCCAGTCAGAACCGGTGTCGTAATATTTGCTGGCATCATGCACGTTCTCCCTTCTGATCTCAAAATACCGTCATTCCAGCCCGAGAACGAGGTCAACGACCCAACACCCGCGGACGTGAGTTTGCTTGGTATCGCGGCAGTGATCGAGGAGCGCGGGTTCGTTGCAGCCCGCGTCTTGAAGTGCGTCCGCGAGAATCGGCATCGCGCTGAAGTCGCGCGACTCGTACATTCCGCGAGCCAGCGCTACGACGGTATCCGTGCGCCAGGATGGAGCGAAGGTGACGGGTTGGAACGGATTGCCCATCACGCAGCGGTACAAATCAGCGATACCCCGCATCTCCGCAATACGCGCGGCCTCCCACTCATCTGAACGCTCCGCACCGGCCAAGACAGCAACAGCATCCGAGACACTGTGGAGGACGTACACGGTCTCTTCGGCGTTGCCGTGGTTATGGCGAATGTCGTGACGCAACCGCGAAGCCGCCAGAGCCGCACAGAAGTGGTAACTGACGGGAGGGAATTGATCGTAAACAACCGCAGTCAAACTGGCCGTGCCCAGTTCGTCGCGGCTTATGTAGCCATCGGCGAAGAGTTCTGCCGCCTCTACCGCCGCTCGCGACTCGGGACGTTCCAAGAGATGCCAGACGCGCCGGACGCACGCCGCGCCGGTAAGGAAGAACTTGCGCCGACTCGCAGTGTCTTTCTGGGTCAAATATTCGAGGAGTGCCACTGGATTCGGGCACGAAAGCCAATCGGTTTCGGTTACGACCTGTCGGTGGTGATTGAACCACTGCCAATCGTCGGTTTCCCACGGTTCCAGTGGTGGGCTTCCGGTGTACATCGCGGCTACTGCTTCTCGGCGTTGGCGTTCTTCTTCGCTTTGGGCGGGCCGAGGATCTCTTGCAGCACGACCGCCATCGCGACGCCCTGGCCCGAGCCGAGGAGCGCGGTGAGGTTCTTGCCGAAGTTGGTCTTCGCGGTCGGGCGCGGGCGGTTGAAGAACCGAGTCACCTTCGTCGCCGGGGCGCCCGTGGAGGAACTCGGGCGCAGCACCTGCGCGACCGGCAACTCTTCGATCTGCCCGGCGATCGGGGCGGAGCGCGTCGGCGCTTGTGGGGACGTGCTGAACCCGGCCGCGGCGCTCGACGCGGCGGCGGTATCCGCCAGGTCCGCGACCACGCGGGACCGGGGGCGCTCCGTGGGCGGCTTGATCGGCTGAACCACCGGCGCGACCGGGGCCGACGAACCGGGTTGGGGCGGACTCGGGCTCGTCCCGGCCTTGCGCCGCAAGCGGTCGATCTCGGCGAGGAACCGGTCCATGTCCGAGTTCGCGGCCCGCACCGAACCGGTGCTTGTGCTCTCCGTGTTCGTGGACCGACTGGCGCGCGGCGAGGGCCGCTCCGCGCGCTCGTTGTCGCGCTCGTTCCGGGCGCGCTCCGTCCGCCCGGCGCGCTCGTACCGCTCGCGCTCGAGGCGGCGGGTGTTGCTCGCCTCCTGCATGTTGTTCAGGATCTTCGCCAGC is from Gemmata palustris and encodes:
- a CDS encoding Uma2 family endonuclease; translated protein: MMPANITTPVLTGPPRNLLWTVDQFHHLGDLGMFEGRRAMLINGVIVEEGPMNPPHRIALELSENALRGAFGAGWRVCNQMPLVLGQTTDPEPDLAVIAGSPRGASTHPTSAALVVEVSDSSLRYDTTEKMSLYAAGAIADYWVVDVSGRQLLVFRDPQPDSTQSHGHGYASRQVFGPNDAVAPLAAPHAPVRVADLVP